Within the Salvia hispanica cultivar TCC Black 2014 chromosome 4, UniMelb_Shisp_WGS_1.0, whole genome shotgun sequence genome, the region CATGGTTGGGTACCATGGGAGTTTCAGCAGGCTTGCAGTCCAGTAGTCCCGTTTCTGCTAGCATATCAAGTACATACTTCTTCTGCCTTAGGAATATTCCGTGCTTGGATCTCAACACTTCTATTCCTAGGAAGTACTTCAAAGCTCCCAAGTCCTTCATTTCAAACTCCTTGAAAAGGTTCTCCTTTAGATTTTGGATCTCTTCGGCATCATCTCCTGTTATGATCATGTCATCAACATAGATGATTAGACATGTCATTTTCCCATTTCTCGTCTTCAGGAATAGTGTGTGATCTGAATGGCTCTGTTTGAAGCCATGTTTGAACATTGCCTGACAAAATCTTCCAAACCACACTCTGGGGGATTGTTTTAACCCATAAAGGGTCTTTCTTAGTCTGCACACCTGTCCTTTCCCAAATTCTTCAGAAAACCCTGGGGGAACCTCCATGTAGACTTCCTTGTTTTTCTCAAGTTCTCCATGAAGAAAGGCATTTGTAACATCAAATTGGAATAACGGCCATTCCTTACATGCAGCTACAGAAAGAAGAGCTCTTACTGTATTCAATTTGGCCACAGGGGAGAAAGTCTCCTCGTAGTCTACTCCATACACCTGAGTATATCCCTTAGCAACCAATCTTGCCTTGTATCTCTCGATTGAACCATCTGCACGTCTTTTTATGGTGAAGATCCAACGACATCCTACTGGTTTCTTTCCCGGAGGTAGAGTACACTTCTCCCATGTCTCATTTTTGATCAAGGCATCGATCTCCTTCTTCATGGCTTCCCTCCAGTGCTTGTGTTTCATTGCCTCCTCGAAAGACTGTGgaatctcttcttcttcataaaGTGCAGCTTCAAATGCCCTAGCCATTTCGGTAAGGTGTCCCTGGGTAAGATTGGCAACAGAGTATCTAGTCTTCCTTCCTTTCCAGTCTGGTGAATATCTTCGAGGAGGAATTCCCCTTGTACTTCTATGGGGCAATCCGTTGTGCCTTGTATCTTGTTCCGTAACTGGTTCCTCGGTATTGCTCCTGTCATTGTTAGTGGTTCCAAGTGAGGTATCAATATCCGGATTAGAAGTTTTTACCTCAGGATTTAAAGACTGGTCGGATAGCTCAGCAATGTTCTGTGGCGGCATATTCTGTTCTTGAGGATTTGACTGCCCGGTGGTACTGCTAACTTCCTCTGTTGGACCAACTTCTGTGACAGGGTTTTGGTCTGGCTGATTGGTTTGGTTATTCTCTCCCTCCCCCTGAACGGTTTCTCCCCAAAGAGGTAGCCAATTTAGTGCGTCACTACTCGAGTTTTCTGACTCACTCTCCCCCTGACCACTAGATTGGCTATAGAAGTACTCGCTTTCAACAAAGTCGCAGTTCATAGTTGTGTACATACGATCTGTCGAAGGATCATAGCACCGATAacctttttgattttttccatAACCCAAGAAGACACATTTGACTGCACAAGGTGAGAATTTGTTACGGTCATGTTTGGGGATATGGACAAACACGGTACAACCAAAAATTTTGGTGTCGAGATGGAGGGATGATGGTACCGAGTTTTGGGAAGAGAAGACCTCTAGAGGAGTTTTGAAGTTAAGGATCCCTGTGGGAAGACGATTTAGGAGATAGACAGCAGTTGCGATGGCTTCTGGCCAGAAGGATTTTGGGATGTTTGATTCAATGAGAAGGGCACGGGTGATTTCTAGGATATATCGATTTTTCCGCTCggctaccccattttgttctGGTGTATAGGCACATGAAGTTTGGTGGACAAGGCCTTTTTCAGTGAAGAAAGATGTCATCCTAGAGTTCACGTATTCCCTCCCATTATCAGATCTAAGGATTTGTATACTGGAGTTATATTGGGTTTGGACAAGACGATAGAACTCagtaaatttttcaaaaacttctgcttttgttttcaaaaaataaatccaagtcATACgtgaaaaatcatcaataaacaacaaaaaatatcgaaaaccTTGTCCTCCAGTAACTGGGGCAGGGCCCCACACATCAGAGTGAACCAAAGCAAAAGGTGATTTTTCTCTAGTGTTGTTTAATTTGAAGGAATGTCTGTGACTTTTCGCCAAAACACAAGTTTCACACTTCAAAACATGCGTAGAAGATACTAACTCAGGAAAGAGCAGACGGAGATATTTTATGGATGGGTGACCTAACCGACGATGCAAGAGCCAAATCTGTCTGTCAGTTAGTCCGTGAGTTAGCATCGCAGTACTCTGTTGGGCTATCTCATCCACGTAGTACAGTCCATGTcgctcagtgccacgcccaactATCTTTCCAGTCTTGATATCCTGTAACATACAAAAATGAGGCTGCATTAGCAATTTGCAGTTGAGATCTTTTGTTACATGACTGACAGACAAAAGTTTGTGGGATAATGAAGGAACATAAAGACAGTTTGAGAGGCGAAGGGTTGGTGAGATGGTGACAGTGCCCGCCCCCTCTACTTGTGCTAACTCCCCACTGGCTGTTTGGACAAAACTTTTTGTGGATTGGGATATGTCGAGGAAGTCCGATGCATCAAAGGACATGGTATCGGTTGCCCCACAGTCAAAAATCCAATGATGGTCTTTAGGTCCAAtgtttgaagaagatgagtATGCTAAAGCTTGGAATGTGTTTGTACAGGTAATTGAAGGCTGAAATTCAAAATGTCGGGGCgtattttcagatttttctAAAGTTCGGGGTGTATTCTCAGAAATTCGGACAAAAGGGGGTTTTTTGTGCAATTTTTGGGTCAACTGGGATGGGTTTGGTAATATTGGAATTGACTGGGGGCGAATTTGGGAGGAAGTATTGGGGTGGggtttattttgtgatatttccAAACTTTGGGGACTAGTCTGCAAAATGAATAGGGAGGTTTTAGAAAACCCCCAATTTGGCCACATCTCGATCACAGCCGCCTCTCCCTTTTCAATTTCAGCCATCTCTTCGATTTTGTGATTGCCGGAAGaaggtggcggcggcggatcTGCGTTTTTTGTCGGCGGGCTGGCACTGGTGCCGGCGGTGGCTGAGATTTTGCGGAAATGGACCTGTCCGTCGGAGATTTTGTGGGCCGAGAGCGGCCGGAAGTTCGGTTTCTGCGCGAATAGGACGGTCGGCTTCTTGGAGGAAGCGGCGTCTGTGGCTTCGACATCCATGGTGATGGGAGTGGAGGCGGCTGCGCCGATTTCGGCCGACGAATTTTGCGTCGTGGCTGTTTCCCAAATCCCGCGCCTCCTCCGTTTATTCATTCTTCCGCACCGCCCTGCCTTCGCTGTCGATGCTGCCTCAGCCTGTGGCGGGTACTGCTGCCAACTGGTACTGCTGCTTCCGCCGCCGACGCTACTTCCGACCGGTGCTGCCGCAGACGGTTGCTGCTGACTGCTACCGACGATGCCCTCTGTTACAGGATTTCTCTCCTTTTTCTCCGGCAGCGGTGCGTTGCTATTCTCTGTCAAAATCATTTCGATTTTTGTCCTTCGGCTGTTCGCCGGTGTTGTTGATGCATCGGCTGCCTTACAGACGACGTATTTGTATTCAGAGAGGCATGATTCTTCTTGTTGGTTTCGGGGAGAAATGAAATCTCTAGGGATATATTTGGAGTTTGTGTTGGTTTTGTACAAATCAATTAGATTTGAGATTGTCTCGATCAATAGTTCGAGTGTGTGTATTTGGCTGACCTCCATTGGAGGTTTTTTGTTGGTttcctgctctgataccatcttaaagatggtaatcgagagaggTAGAGAAGGATTGATAAGGCATAGTTGATGTAGAGAGTAGAGATAAATATGATTGAATTTTCTTGAATGATTTGAGATGTCTCATTCCCCTTGAATTTATAGGGAAATAAGAGATTCTCCAACTACATCAATGAATACACTTTGGAACTAGACAATACTAGGGACtctatcaaaataaataagttcTAGGAACTCCAATACAAATATGGACGGCCATTTATGACTTATTTTTCCAAcagttttttctatttattgaaCGAGAGATTGGTTTTGGAAGCATTCCCTCATTTGTTGATGCGTTTAATTAATGCAATTGATTTGTTGTGTTTTAAGGTAggtttgattaattttgggGATTGAGAGATATGGGAAAGCCCACCACCGCTAGGAGGAGATACCAAATAGGGTCTAAATCCGACGCAAAGGCCGGCAAACGCGATGAAGACACCGCCATTTTCATCTACATGTCTAAGGAATTGAAGCAAGAAGGGAAGAGGTTGTACCAGAAACATGACCACGAGGGCGCCATGTCCAAGTATGAGAAGGCTCTCAAATTGCTGCCGCCCAATCATATCGATGTTGCATCGCTCAGGACTAACATGGCAGCTTGTTACATGCAAATGGGGATCGGTGAGCTCCCGAGAGCTGTGAACGAATGCAATTTGGCGCTTCAAGTAGCTCCCAAGTATAGCAAGGCTCTGCTTAAGCGGGCGAGGTGCTATGAGGCTTTGAATAGGCTTGACTTGGCTCTAACAGATGTGAGTATTGTGTTGAGCATGGAGCCTAATAACGCCACTGCTTTGGAGATCGCGGAGAATGTGAGAAAGGGGATTGAGAAAGGCGGCCTTCAGACTGGAGATAAGGAGGTGGTTTTGCCCCATGAGACTGTTCATCCGCCTGTTCCCCCGCCCCCGCCTGTGCCTGGGAAGATTGGCAAAGAGAAAgggaaaaggaagaaaaatacCAAGTTGAAGACTGTGAATGAAGTTGTGGAAAAGAAGACAGAGCATAAGGTGGTTGTAGAGGAGAAAGTGCTTATGAAGTCGGTGAAATTGGTTCATGGTGAGGATATACGAGGAGCGCAGTTGCCTGTGAATTGCGCGGCTCGTCTGTTGAGGGATATAGTTGTTGACAGGTTCCCAAGTTTGATGGGTGTACTGATCAAGTATAAGGATCAAGAAGGGGACTTGGTTACCATCACTACCACGGATGAGCTGAGGGTAGCTGAAGGACTGGTTCATCGTCATGGATTTTTGAGGCTGTACATTGCTGAAGTTAGTCCTGACAAAGAACCTATTTATGAAGGAACGGGCATTGAAGAAGCGTTAAGCAAAGGCCCTCAGAAACCATTGGTGGTGACAAAGAACATTCATGCAGATGACAAAGGGTCAACTTGTATTGAGGATTGGATCGTCCAGTTTGCAAGTCTGTTCAAGAGTCACGTCGGGTTTGACTGTGATTCATACATGGATATTCATCAAATGGGAATGAAATTATATTCAGAAGCACTGGAAGATACTGTTACAAGTAAAGAAGCTCAAGAGTTATTTGACATAGCTGCAGCCAAGTTCCGGGAGTTAACTGCTTTAGCCTTGTTTAACTGGGGAAACGTTCACTTGTCTAAGGCAAGGAAAAGGATGGCTTCTGATGCAGGTAGTTTATCTGAAGCCACTGGATCATCGGTGGTGCAGGTTAAAGATGCTTATGATTGGGCACAAAAACAATACACAAAGGCGGGCATGAAGTACGAGGAAGCTCTTAAAGTCAAGCCAGACTTTTATGAAGGGTATCTTGCTCTTGGCTTGCAGCAATTTGAACAAGTGAAGCTTTCCTGGTATTATGTACTTGGGAGCAAGTCTGACTTGGACATAGGCTCATGTTCAGAGATATTGGAACTATATAACAAGGCTGAAGATAGCATGGAGAAAGGGATGCAAATCTGGgaagagattgaagaacaaCGCCTTAATGGAATCTCCAAATATGAAACAGATAAAGCtttgtttcaaaaatttggTTTGGGTGGTTTATTTAAAGATATCTCAGCTGATGAAGCTTCTGAGCAAGCTAAAAATATGAGGTCCCAGATCAATCTCTTATGGGGTACAATGTTGTATGAGCGTTCCGTTGTGGAATATAAGTTGAGTCTCCAAACTTGGGAAGAATGCCTTGAGGTTGCAGTCGAAAAGTTCGAACTTGCTGGAGCATCAGAAACAGATATTActgtactaataaaaaatcattgcTCGAATGACACTGCTTTAGAAGGTACAATATGGTTTATTATTTGCTTGTTTCATGTTTCTCATAAATGGTTCCTTCACTTGCTCATCCTTCCCATCATCTAATGTGTCTAATGTAGGATTCAAGGTCGATGAGCTAGTACAGGCATGGAATGAGATTAATGATTCTGATAGGTGGCGATCTAATGTGACATCTTCCCACATGGAACCACTTTTCAGAAGACGCTCTTCCGACCTTCATTCAGCTATGGAGAATTTTGAGTGACTTTTGTTGATGATTCAATAGAAGGCCATAACATTAAAGTTATTTCTAAGTGCTTGTTTACCCCTGGATTCTTTAGGTATGctgcatatttatttcttttacacCTTAAATGGATGTGGCAAGATATTTTAATGCTGaattacttaaattttaaaatttccaatTTGATTCAACATAAAGAGGACTTGAGTCGTTCCTTAAATTTCCAGATGGAAACTTGTTTAATAAATGCATACAAAATTCTGTCAACAATTCTCTGTAGTTGAGGAAAAGTTACTTCCCTAACTGATGGAAATTTCCACTTCATTTTGCAGGTCAAATATAGTTGTTGTGGATCTTTTTCTGTTTGGTtgaagtgaagaaaaatgCACTTCAAACTTCAAAGTCTCAATTACCTGTTGATTCGTTGGtgtcacatttctctttttttgttggtttagTTGCAAAGttgtttgatttgttattGGGCTCTTTGGATGATTAGGGTTGGATTGGTCTGTCTAAAGGGTCTGGCCCAGTCTCAGTGTTTTTTATTgggagagagatagagagggCATACATACAGAGTTAGTATTGAATCGtatagtatttttgttgatgggTGTGGGTAAATATATGATTCAATATTAACGAGGGCAATGATTTTTTGACATTATGGCACTGTCATAATAGGATTTAAGTAGTAAttgtgtattatattttatttttagttatatttatattttatatatgtaatttttgGCCCCTGCATTATTAGTTGCACATATTAAGGACGTGCTTTATAAATATGCATGTATAGGAGGAGTGAGTCCTCTTCTAAGGCTTATAATACCATAATCcaaaactaagactaaatctgattttgaaatgagtggatgagattaaagctcacaaatttcaataaatagtaaacaaaatatcaacaaaagaataatatcgtcattatgttatgatatgataattttcgtgggtatttttttatatcaacctagtgtattacaaatatcaacaatatgacatgaGAATATAACaaaaggacaagaaaatatcaacacatttatattgatatttaacctacactatattgagatttttttgcatttattgataaaatctaataatcaacatgtacgaaaattaaaatataatttatcaaatttcatcacccgaacatcgtcggaacatatgcaattgagatctcgttggaatccttataaaattatctttaatttgatatatttttgcggaaaaataatttaaatcgagagagttacgttaatttaaagttttgagatgattttgatgggaaagaattgacattaataccctttaagtttatttaataattttttaaatttaaaatataatctatgtgatattattttaaccaCTAGATCTcataatctaatggctaaaaTTTGGTCTTAATTTGTGATTGCTAATTACTCCCTGGAGGAGTAGTAAGTAATTGATCACTTCCTTGGAGGAGTACCTTATTTGGCAATATGGAACTCACATGTTTATGATggacaatttattttatttctttcccCCTTTAGTgtagtatatgtatatatctgTTTCAATATTGatgaagttattttttttcactttttattacatgattctttataaaattattagatTTCTTAGCTCAATTCACTGGAagatgcaataaattaaaatttgatatgtcatataataatactaattgaaTTTACAGTTTTGATTTCAATTCTTTACAATCCAAAACTTTAATTTCTTTGAATTCTTAATTCTTGGAACGTTAAACTCGAAGCtcaatcaaaaaattaatcatatgttcttaacttaaatatatactaatattttaaagagatgtggttaatatttttttttccttttatttataaaatactagcTTAACTCCCTATAACAtgcaacaaattcaaatttgatacatgatgcattaatactaattgagtGGATTTAACTATTTcgtaattttgaatttaattcaataCATTTAACATATTTAATATCTTTAAATTCGCAATTTCTCAActcatctatttaattatattttaaagatatatatttaaaggtatatatttaatattttatttgtatcttTATGAAATACTATTATTGCTCTTAGCTTAAAACTCACAATTACACgcaactaattaaaatttgaaagctTAAGATTCACAATTACACgcaactaattaaaattagcaagtattcaaaaatatcaacatttgTATTATAAATACCACCACGGTGACACGTAAAGTTCAACACAAGTactagaaaatataaaaagttttattgataatattaatatatttttatgcatgtGTTGATATAAAATCAGTTTGTCAACATAtaggaaaattgaaataaaatttataaaattccaTCATTCGATCATCGTTGGAAAATATGCAATtggatctcgttagaatctttatgaaattacctttaatttaatattttacgaaaaaaatagtttaaatcGGTAGAGTTACgttaattttaagttttaaaatgattttgagCAGAAAGAAAATGGTTAGTTTAACTTCCGTATATTAGAactgacattaataccctttaagtttatttaatactctctctgtccccaaataatatgcattttgggttcggcacgagttttaatgcaaaattgataaagtaagagaaaggtagagaataaaagtaaataaagtaatgttagtgaataatgggtcccacctcattagggagaaaaaagtttcaaaattagaaagtgcatattcttgtgagacggactaaaagaaaatggtgcatattcttgtgggacaaaggaagtactaatttttaaaatttaaaatataattcacgtgttattatttcaaccacCAGATCTACTATTCTAATGgctaaaatttagttttaatttgaaatttccaaTTAGTTAGCAATCGATCACAATTCTAATATACtaacactaattaatttatattttattttaataatttcatgattttaattttgattctttatactacatattaatttttataacgTTACATCGAaccttattaaaaaaacaatcataTGTTTTTTACTAatctatttaatactattgTAAAGCtatatagttaatatttttctcgcttttttaaaatagagtTATTATAAGCTCAATTCACTATTACatataacaatataaaatttgatatgtgaatatgttaatactaattgagtttactatttcaaatttaagaaattcataattttttattttagttcttTACTTTCTAAACTAacaatctctttaaatttttaattttaaaacgTTAATACAGTGtaaattagtatattttaagagaaaattgtaaaacaaactccacttttaaaattaaaattagttgatatttgtttattaaaaataaatatataaatttggtacttattgaatcaaaatttgaaattaatattataatttttgaaacaacactaattgagacattttgctttaaaaatgatattcagtatcatttttcaaaaaataagttaacaACAACTCGTCCCTTTcgaaatgattttttataatataataatagtattatattattttgtaatattcaaatcttaattgaatttttttaattagccaattaaattgataaatatgctaaatttggtaaatatttaaagaagtatataaaaatgtaccaagatttgattattatgtgaaatGATTATAAACCTAAGACATAAACTTACTTAAAATAACTATGAGGATATTTTAGTCAACATATAATAATAGTTATGGGTGATAATTTAACCCaagataattttatcaaactatgtattactccctctatttTAATGAAGATGGCCTTTTCTTGGGcgttataaattttattcaatttaattttatgtgttgaatgaagagaataaataagaaagtTATATGATCATAACTCAACCCCGAAACtacacaaaaaaaagagaaaggccAAGAGGAATTATAGCTTGGCCCCACAAGAAAGAGAGGCCAAGAGACATTGTTTGataaattgagattttttttattataaatgaacTAGTTAGGAATCGGCTAAGTATAGCTTAGGAATTTCATTTAAGAGCTGTTAGgatttagttaaatttaagatta harbors:
- the LOC125222107 gene encoding protein PHOX1-like gives rise to the protein MGKPTTARRRYQIGSKSDAKAGKRDEDTAIFIYMSKELKQEGKRLYQKHDHEGAMSKYEKALKLLPPNHIDVASLRTNMAACYMQMGIGELPRAVNECNLALQVAPKYSKALLKRARCYEALNRLDLALTDVSIVLSMEPNNATALEIAENVRKGIEKGGLQTGDKEVVLPHETVHPPVPPPPPVPGKIGKEKGKRKKNTKLKTVNEVVEKKTEHKVVVEEKVLMKSVKLVHGEDIRGAQLPVNCAARLLRDIVVDRFPSLMGVLIKYKDQEGDLVTITTTDELRVAEGLVHRHGFLRLYIAEVSPDKEPIYEGTGIEEALSKGPQKPLVVTKNIHADDKGSTCIEDWIVQFASLFKSHVGFDCDSYMDIHQMGMKLYSEALEDTVTSKEAQELFDIAAAKFRELTALALFNWGNVHLSKARKRMASDAGSLSEATGSSVVQVKDAYDWAQKQYTKAGMKYEEALKVKPDFYEGYLALGLQQFEQVKLSWYYVLGSKSDLDIGSCSEILELYNKAEDSMEKGMQIWEEIEEQRLNGISKYETDKALFQKFGLGGLFKDISADEASEQAKNMRSQINLLWGTMLYERSVVEYKLSLQTWEECLEVAVEKFELAGASETDITVLIKNHCSNDTALEGFKVDELVQAWNEINDSDRWRSNVTSSHMEPLFRRRSSDLHSAMENFE